From Paenibacillus graminis, a single genomic window includes:
- the yyaC gene encoding spore protease YyaC, whose amino-acid sequence MDASGLIFFFREIASRHPLEQITFLCIGTDRSTGDALGPLTGSQLLEHGFPHVSGTMPSPCDADNLEARIAEIPAGQVVIAVDACLGPPASLGYFLTAAEPLRPAQSVGLNLPAVGHYSLAAIVDVNGPRPYRTLQSTPLHRVMVMAKQIALAAAAGFGMETRKAFQD is encoded by the coding sequence ATGGATGCTTCCGGGCTGATATTCTTCTTCCGGGAGATCGCATCCCGGCATCCGCTGGAGCAGATCACGTTTCTGTGTATTGGCACAGACCGGTCCACAGGTGATGCGCTAGGGCCACTGACCGGCAGCCAGCTCTTAGAGCACGGCTTTCCGCATGTAAGCGGGACAATGCCTTCTCCTTGCGACGCAGATAATTTGGAGGCACGGATAGCGGAAATTCCTGCCGGGCAGGTTGTTATTGCCGTTGACGCCTGTCTGGGTCCCCCGGCTTCCCTTGGCTATTTCCTGACGGCTGCTGAGCCGCTGCGGCCGGCCCAATCGGTGGGGCTGAACCTGCCGGCAGTGGGACATTACAGCTTGGCGGCTATTGTAGATGTCAACGGACCCCGGCCATACCGGACACTGCAGAGTACCCCCTTGCACAGAGTGATGGTAATGGCTAAACAAATAGCCCTGGCTGCTGCGGCCGGTTTCGGAATGGAAACCCGGAAAGCGTTTCAAGATTGA
- a CDS encoding DUF1128 family protein, translating into MDLSQPTQENVEYMIEGIKSKLKMASAAAMQASAFSVKNYEDILDIYEVAMGSDRLSISQVEALVSELGRLRDK; encoded by the coding sequence ATGGATTTATCGCAGCCTACCCAGGAAAATGTTGAATATATGATCGAGGGCATTAAGAGCAAGCTCAAGATGGCGAGTGCGGCAGCCATGCAGGCCTCTGCCTTTTCAGTGAAGAATTACGAGGACATTCTTGATATTTATGAAGTCGCAATGGGCAGTGACAGGCTGAGCATTTCCCAGGTGGAAGCGCTGGTCTCCGAGCTTGGACGCCTGCGGGACAAGTAA
- a CDS encoding pirin family protein: MIKVITSAERHTSNREWIHSEFSFSFADYDDPSNAHFGALLAHNDNELSPGQGMHEHPHHDLEIITYVVSGVLKHQDDLGNHAELQGGSVQVMSAGTGINHSETNPSDSANARFLQIWLLPDQPGRQPKWDAKFYPAEHKTNTLLPVASGKGEESALEINENVTIYLSSLERSRALKYQQREDRRTHIYLISGNLEIACSDGVFQLQPGDAARIRKSCDLILKGTGSDSNAEFVLIDLP; the protein is encoded by the coding sequence ATGATCAAAGTAATCACATCAGCAGAGCGCCATACTTCGAATAGAGAATGGATACACAGTGAGTTCAGCTTTTCTTTTGCCGATTATGATGACCCGAGCAATGCGCACTTTGGAGCCCTGCTAGCCCATAACGACAATGAGCTGAGCCCCGGACAAGGCATGCATGAGCATCCGCATCATGATCTGGAGATTATTACTTATGTAGTATCGGGGGTGCTGAAGCATCAGGATGATCTCGGGAATCATGCAGAACTGCAAGGGGGAAGTGTCCAGGTCATGAGTGCGGGGACGGGAATCAATCATTCGGAAACGAACCCGTCAGACAGCGCTAATGCCCGTTTTCTGCAAATATGGCTGCTCCCGGATCAGCCGGGGCGGCAGCCCAAATGGGATGCAAAGTTCTATCCGGCAGAGCATAAGACCAATACTCTTTTGCCTGTAGCATCAGGAAAAGGGGAAGAGAGTGCGCTGGAGATCAATGAGAATGTAACCATCTACCTGTCTTCTCTGGAGCGGAGCCGGGCACTGAAATACCAGCAGCGTGAAGACAGGCGGACACATATCTATCTCATCTCCGGCAATCTGGAGATTGCTTGCTCGGATGGAGTGTTCCAGCTTCAGCCGGGCGATGCAGCCCGCATCCGCAAGAGCTGTGATCTGATCCTTAAAGGAACGGGCAGTGACAGCAACGCGGAGTTCGTACTGATTGACCTTCCGTAG
- a CDS encoding alpha/beta fold hydrolase produces the protein MEIVRCEGSNICYSDQGKGDVIVLLHGFCGSSSYWEQVIPFLSGNYRVIAPDLRGHGVSDAPLGAYSIDQMADDVLSLLNALEIPECYLLGHSLGGYIALSFAQRHPSRLKGFGLIHSTGYPDSGEAKENRLKSVSKIQNEGIFAFVDGLVPGLFAPGAAPQLLERTKEIGYRTPPQGAVGAAMAMRERPDRRDVISATALPVLLVAGSEDSKVSPERTFTSNKPNVTQATISGVGHMSMYEAPERLAEIIKDYVHAAVRN, from the coding sequence ATGGAAATTGTTCGTTGTGAGGGAAGCAATATTTGTTACAGTGATCAGGGCAAAGGTGACGTTATTGTACTGCTGCACGGCTTCTGTGGAAGCTCCAGCTATTGGGAGCAGGTGATTCCGTTCTTAAGCGGCAATTACCGGGTAATCGCTCCGGATTTGCGGGGGCATGGCGTCTCGGATGCTCCACTCGGGGCGTACAGTATAGATCAGATGGCTGATGATGTATTGTCCCTGCTTAATGCGCTGGAGATTCCAGAGTGTTATCTGCTGGGTCATTCCCTTGGCGGCTATATTGCTCTTTCCTTCGCCCAGCGCCACCCCTCCCGTCTGAAAGGATTCGGACTGATTCACTCTACCGGTTATCCGGACAGCGGGGAGGCTAAGGAGAACCGTCTGAAAAGTGTCAGCAAGATTCAGAATGAAGGAATCTTCGCTTTTGTGGATGGGCTGGTGCCGGGGCTATTTGCGCCGGGCGCAGCTCCGCAGCTTCTCGAACGAACGAAGGAAATTGGCTACAGAACGCCTCCTCAAGGGGCAGTAGGAGCCGCGATGGCGATGCGCGAGCGTCCTGACCGCCGAGACGTCATCTCAGCCACGGCACTGCCGGTGCTGCTTGTAGCCGGTTCAGAGGACAGCAAGGTGTCCCCGGAGCGGACATTTACCTCGAACAAGCCAAATGTCACCCAGGCAACCATATCCGGGGTAGGGCATATGAGCATGTATGAAGCACCTGAACGTTTGGCCGAAATCATCAAGGACTATGTGCATGCAGCTGTGCGCAATTAA
- a CDS encoding MFS transporter gives MPASNSESGKINPFRGFAAPFAKSRAFPFLWLGHLISFLGSSVTMVILPVLVYSLTGSTTTMGVVMAVYMLPNILMLPVSGHIVDRYDRVGIMMLADIFRALIMLATAVLALTGLLIIPLLLVLIGCYGLLDGLFQPAYAAVRATIFTPDIRVTANSVTQITTQTVRLIGPALGGLLITHLSAGIGFGLDAFTYVFSFICLIYLRRTLIARVRTDASGTAGSMAAPSPSTDWKQDFMEGLAVLRSHPWLWITILAFSFINICYGGITSILVPWLFKVHHGWEPYLYGLAVTCSGAGAILAGLIFGTRQRWSRRGLMAYGGAFISGVSLLLLPFVPSAAGAVILFSLEGFGLMVFMLIWEISMQELVPQEAFGRVASLDLLGSFALLPVGYILVGWLADLIGGVATIAIFSGLGMACIALVLSIPAIRNFQ, from the coding sequence ATGCCTGCAAGCAATTCTGAATCAGGTAAAATCAATCCATTCCGCGGGTTTGCCGCACCTTTTGCCAAATCCCGCGCGTTTCCCTTTTTGTGGCTGGGACATCTGATTTCTTTCCTCGGGAGCTCGGTGACCATGGTAATTCTCCCTGTCCTGGTCTATTCCCTGACTGGATCTACGACAACCATGGGTGTCGTAATGGCTGTCTACATGCTGCCCAACATCCTCATGCTGCCGGTCTCCGGGCACATTGTGGACCGTTATGACCGGGTGGGGATCATGATGCTGGCTGATATTTTCCGCGCCTTAATTATGCTCGCTACGGCCGTGCTGGCCTTGACCGGACTGCTCATCATTCCGTTATTGCTGGTATTAATCGGCTGCTACGGCCTGCTTGACGGCCTCTTCCAACCGGCATATGCGGCGGTCCGGGCTACAATATTTACACCGGACATCCGGGTCACTGCAAACTCGGTAACCCAAATAACCACACAGACCGTCCGTTTGATCGGTCCTGCTCTCGGCGGGCTGCTTATCACTCACCTGTCGGCAGGTATCGGCTTTGGCCTTGATGCCTTTACGTATGTATTCTCATTCATATGCTTGATCTATTTGCGCAGAACGCTGATTGCCAGAGTGCGGACTGATGCATCCGGCACGGCTGGGTCCATGGCCGCTCCGTCCCCTTCAACCGACTGGAAGCAGGATTTCATGGAGGGGCTTGCTGTACTGCGCAGCCATCCCTGGCTCTGGATTACCATTCTTGCGTTTTCATTTATCAATATTTGCTATGGCGGAATTACGAGCATTCTGGTACCGTGGCTTTTTAAAGTCCATCATGGCTGGGAGCCATACCTCTACGGGCTTGCCGTCACCTGTTCCGGTGCCGGAGCCATCCTTGCCGGACTGATCTTCGGGACCCGCCAGAGATGGAGCCGCCGTGGCCTGATGGCTTATGGCGGAGCTTTTATCAGCGGGGTGTCCCTCCTTCTGCTTCCCTTCGTCCCCAGTGCAGCTGGTGCGGTGATTCTCTTTTCCCTGGAGGGCTTCGGGCTCATGGTATTCATGCTGATCTGGGAGATCAGCATGCAGGAGCTGGTGCCGCAGGAAGCATTCGGGCGTGTAGCAAGCCTTGATCTCCTGGGCTCCTTCGCCCTGCTGCCGGTCGGCTATATTCTGGTCGGCTGGCTGGCCGATCTGATCGGCGGTGTAGCAACAATTGCCATCTTTTCGGGGCTGGGCATGGCCTGCATTGCGCTCGTGCTGAGCATTCCGGCTATCCGTAATTTCCAGTAA